The DNA region AAGAAATGGCGGCTTTGCAACAAACTCCGATCACATTCCAGGCGCGCTCACCGCCGTCGACTCAAATCATCGTCTCGCCGACGGCGAAACTCTCCTTCTCCGGAGGCCTTAGGCTTCCGAAGTTCACCGTCAAGGCCCCCTCCAAAAAACTCTCCCGCGGCGGCCGCGGCGGCGGAGTACTCGGTGCCAAAATGGTTGACTCGCCCGCAGAAAGCTACGCCGTCGCGCTCTGCGACGTCGCCAAGTCGAACGGAACTCTGGAGAAAACCGCGGCCGACTTGGAGAAGATCGAGAATGTGTTCACAGAGGAATCGGTGTTCGATTTCTTCGCTAACCCTATCATGAGCGATGAGAAGAAGCGGGAGGTCGTTGCCGAGATCGCCAAGTCGTCTGAGCTCCAGCCGCACGTGGTCAACTTCCTCAACATCCTCGTGGACATGGACCGCATGGAGCTGATCAAGGAAATCGTGCAGGAGTTCGAGCTAGTGTACAACAAACTCACGGACACGGAGCTCGCCGTCGTCACTTCGGTGGTGAAGCTGGAGTCGCAGCATCTGGCTCAGATCGCCAAAGGCGTTCAGCGCCTAACCGGAGCGAAGAATGTTCGAATCAAGACGGTGCTCGATCCATCTCTCGTGGCCGGATTCACGATCCGGTATGGCGATTCCGGCTCCAAAATGATCGATATGAGTGTAAAGAAGCAGCTCGATGATATTGCTGCACAGCTTGATATCGGAGACCTTCAGTTGGCCGTATAATGAACTTTTCCTTCTCCgaatttcattttcaaattaaatttttgcgTGATATTTGCTAACTCCAAATTATGAATATTGTATTGTATGGAAATTCGCCATCATTTGGATATATAATACATATCTTCTATTCACAAATCAGCTCTATTTGCAGACAATTGAAGAATAGCcagtgaatatatatatgcagtagTATTAGGGGATGTTTAATCTCTTTTCTTTAAAATCTTATGCATTGAAGATTGGAATTACATGTTTATAGTAGATAcacatttattgttttatatatatttcgtCATTGATAAGAACTACTTATGGTTTGTGCATCTCAGGCATTCCCAGCTAGCATACTACAAGCATAAGTTACAAACAATGGCTACTGTGATTTAGATTTTAGagtaacatatatgtatatattagtcATAGGTTTCGTAGGGACGAGCAGCCCAGATTGAGCTTAGAGCACGCAGGCGTTGGAAGTACTCCCCAAATGCGAGAAGCCCCCTGGCTGCTTGCCTGGTTGTGAGGATGCGACACATCTGCTGCAAAGTCTGCTCGCGGAGGTGATCTGCCTGCATTTATGCAGAACAACAGCAATGCTCATTTTAGAAACATGGCAGTTGGTTTTCATAGTTGAGAGGCTTTTGCTATAATCTAGTGGTTTATTGTAAAGAGTGACAGTCAGTCAAGTCCACCTGGTTGATGAAGCTTTCTAGTGATTCCAGGTTCTCCATGGCAGACACCATTTGAGTGTTGAAGCTTCCTGCTCCCGCGCTTCTCAGCTTCATGCTCTGACCCAGAGTCTGCTGCAGTTTATCCATTCCTTGCGTGAGGGCGTCCTCGGCCTGCTGGCAGCACAGTTGCAGGTTACACACATTCAAGAGCTGCTGATCGGTCAGGGGCTCGATTTGTGGCGTTATCACCTGCAAATTGATGGCTATCATCATCAGAAATCAGCACTTTCATGTGTGAGAGAGATGAGATCAGAGGCAACAGATGATTACGCTTATAAATTCTGATGGCCGGTATCCTCCCAGCCATAGGAAAAACCGCTCGATTGGTGACACCCACATTCCTGATATCAAGTAGAAGATATCAGCTTTTGCAACATCAGCTTTCATCCTGAAGAGATCAGAATAGTGGCCTAAGAAGCTGTCCACTAGCATCTGCAGCTCCATATCATGCATGTGAGACTGCAGAGCATTTCTGAGCTCCGAATTTTTCTTCTGTTGCTCTTCCACCCAGTGTGTGTAGTCCATCTCAAACGAAGCAATTCCTGCACATACAAATGGCTACCAACATCAGTTCAGGTCCTCCACCCGAGACTTCACTCAAGAACACTTGTATTTACATGCCTGGATTTATAGTCCCACATAGCGCTATGTTTCGGGTGGCACCAAAACTATGTAGTCCCTGCAATTAGTTGTTCTATGTTAGCGTTGAGCATGATATATGTAAATAATAAATCTGCAGTTTCGTTATCTTTGCAAGAACATGAAAAGAGGAATATGCAAAGCCTTACTTGCTGTCTGGCTTTTTGGAGCTCCAATTCAAGTTGTGTTAGCTTCAAACGGCTTGTCTCTAACTGCTGAACATAAGCCTGTAAACAAAGTGCCCAAACAGGAATCAGAGATGATAACAGTTCTGATATCTGCAGCCATTTTAGCAGCAAAAGAGCTTCAAGAACATGACAACATTCTAATAC from Ipomoea triloba cultivar NCNSP0323 chromosome 6, ASM357664v1 includes:
- the LOC116022245 gene encoding ATP synthase delta chain, chloroplastic; this encodes MAALQQTPITFQARSPPSTQIIVSPTAKLSFSGGLRLPKFTVKAPSKKLSRGGRGGGVLGAKMVDSPAESYAVALCDVAKSNGTLEKTAADLEKIENVFTEESVFDFFANPIMSDEKKREVVAEIAKSSELQPHVVNFLNILVDMDRMELIKEIVQEFELVYNKLTDTELAVVTSVVKLESQHLAQIAKGVQRLTGAKNVRIKTVLDPSLVAGFTIRYGDSGSKMIDMSVKKQLDDIAAQLDIGDLQLAV
- the LOC116022243 gene encoding transcription factor TGA7-like, translated to MVSYQAMNMSSATTHQFAPTRAMAAMYEPFHQMGGWEETLRGDIIPAVSACVVPQATTGIDDKSEYTSSESAAPSGSGDNQPTQSVADKVQRRLAQNREAARKSRLRKKAYVQQLETSRLKLTQLELELQKARQQGLHSFGATRNIALCGTINPGIASFEMDYTHWVEEQQKKNSELRNALQSHMHDMELQMLVDSFLGHYSDLFRMKADVAKADIFYLISGMWVSPIERFFLWLGGYRPSEFISVITPQIEPLTDQQLLNVCNLQLCCQQAEDALTQGMDKLQQTLGQSMKLRSAGAGSFNTQMVSAMENLESLESFINQADHLREQTLQQMCRILTTRQAARGLLAFGEYFQRLRALSSIWAARPYETYD